The Hymenobacter oligotrophus genome has a window encoding:
- a CDS encoding NAD(P)/FAD-dependent oxidoreductase produces the protein MPTNRPVSAVDVLIIGGGLAGLTAALDLAGRGWQVALVERRHYPFHRVCGEYVSNEVLPYLRRLGADPAPLQPAQIEQFLVSAPGGRTLTAHLDLGGFGVSRYALDEYLYQLATARGVQFWLGATASNVSFEPDADRFAVALADGQQLAARVVLGAYGKRATLDRQLERAFFRQRSPYVGVKYHLRLDFPRNLIALHNFADGYAGLSAIEADRYCFCYLTTREQLRRHGSIPALEAEVLAQNPHLRQVLTEAERLYAQPEVINEISFAPKTCVEQHVLMCGDAAGLITPLCGNGMAMAMHGAALAAEHAHCYLGGQLTRPALEASYTRAWQRQFAGRLRVGRLVQRLFGGPRLTDAVVATLRHAPALVQGLMRQTHGAPF, from the coding sequence TTGCCCACCAACCGGCCTGTTTCTGCTGTTGATGTACTCATTATCGGAGGCGGCCTGGCCGGACTCACCGCCGCTCTCGACTTAGCTGGCCGGGGTTGGCAGGTGGCGCTGGTAGAGCGGCGGCACTACCCGTTTCACCGGGTGTGCGGCGAGTACGTGTCGAACGAAGTACTGCCGTACCTGCGGCGCCTAGGCGCCGACCCGGCCCCGCTGCAGCCGGCCCAAATTGAACAATTTTTAGTGTCGGCGCCGGGTGGCCGCACCCTCACGGCCCACCTCGACCTAGGCGGCTTCGGCGTGAGCCGCTATGCCCTCGACGAATACTTGTACCAGCTGGCAACGGCCCGCGGCGTGCAGTTTTGGTTGGGCGCTACTGCCAGCAACGTCAGCTTCGAGCCCGATGCCGATCGATTTGCCGTTGCCCTAGCCGATGGGCAGCAACTAGCGGCCCGCGTGGTGCTGGGTGCCTACGGCAAACGCGCCACCCTCGACCGGCAGCTCGAGCGTGCCTTTTTCCGGCAACGCTCGCCCTACGTAGGCGTTAAGTACCACCTGCGGCTCGACTTCCCGCGCAACCTCATTGCCCTGCACAACTTTGCCGATGGCTATGCGGGGCTTTCGGCCATCGAGGCCGATCGGTACTGTTTCTGCTACCTCACCACCCGCGAGCAGTTGCGCCGCCACGGCAGCATACCCGCGCTCGAGGCCGAGGTGCTGGCCCAAAACCCGCACCTGCGGCAGGTGCTCACCGAAGCCGAGCGCCTGTATGCGCAGCCCGAGGTCATCAACGAAATTTCCTTTGCCCCAAAAACTTGCGTGGAGCAGCACGTGCTGATGTGCGGCGACGCGGCCGGGCTGATTACGCCCTTGTGCGGCAACGGCATGGCCATGGCCATGCACGGCGCGGCCCTGGCGGCCGAGCACGCCCACTGCTACCTAGGCGGCCAGCTCACGCGCCCAGCATTGGAAGCCAGCTACACCCGCGCGTGGCAGCGGCAGTTTGCGGGCCGCTTGCGTGTGGGGCGCCTGGTGCAACGCCTGTTTGGCGGCCCGCGCC